One window of the Geitlerinema sp. PCC 9228 genome contains the following:
- a CDS encoding class I fructose-bisphosphate aldolase — MSKYAEELRNTAKAMVAEGKGILAMDESNRTCNKRFDKVGVPTTEEMRRSYRELILTTPNLSNYISGAILYDETIRQATKDGVPFTQVMKDNGIIIGIKVDTGAKDLAGHPGEKVTEGLDGLRDRIAEYYEMGARFAKWRAVITIGENIPSNACIEANAHALARYAALCQEGGLVPIVEPEVLIDGDHTIERSYEVTNQTLHTVFDQLYRQDIAFDQMILKPSMSIAGKQCPQQSSVEEVADATVECLRNNVPASVPGVAFLSGGQTNEQAAQHLNIMNAKYAQECPWRITFSYARAIQQSALEHWRGDNSKVEEAQKLLLHRAKMNSAASQGKYSLDMEKEAVAV; from the coding sequence ATGAGTAAGTACGCAGAGGAACTAAGAAATACGGCCAAAGCAATGGTTGCTGAAGGGAAAGGCATCCTAGCGATGGATGAAAGCAACCGTACCTGTAACAAGCGCTTTGATAAGGTAGGAGTTCCCACTACCGAAGAAATGCGTCGCTCCTATCGGGAGTTAATTCTAACAACACCCAATTTAAGCAATTATATTAGCGGTGCCATCCTCTACGACGAAACCATCCGTCAGGCTACCAAAGATGGGGTTCCATTCACCCAAGTGATGAAAGACAACGGAATCATCATCGGTATCAAGGTGGATACCGGTGCCAAAGACCTCGCCGGTCATCCTGGCGAAAAAGTAACGGAAGGTCTCGACGGTCTGCGCGATCGCATTGCCGAGTACTATGAAATGGGTGCTCGCTTTGCCAAGTGGCGTGCTGTGATTACCATTGGCGAAAACATTCCCAGCAACGCCTGCATCGAAGCCAACGCCCATGCCTTGGCTCGCTACGCTGCCCTGTGCCAAGAAGGCGGCTTGGTACCCATCGTAGAACCCGAAGTTCTCATCGATGGCGACCACACCATCGAGCGTTCTTACGAAGTCACCAACCAAACCCTACATACGGTATTCGACCAGCTATACCGTCAGGACATTGCTTTCGACCAAATGATCCTGAAGCCCAGCATGTCCATTGCTGGCAAGCAGTGCCCGCAACAATCCAGCGTTGAGGAAGTAGCCGACGCCACCGTCGAGTGCCTGCGCAACAACGTACCTGCCAGCGTACCTGGTGTTGCGTTCCTCTCTGGCGGTCAAACCAACGAACAAGCTGCCCAGCACTTGAACATCATGAACGCCAAGTACGCTCAAGAGTGCCCTTGGCGCATCACCTTCTCCTACGCCCGTGCTATCCAACAATCCGCTCTGGAACATTGGCGCGGCGACAATTCCAAAGTAGAAGAAGCTCAAAAACTGCTGCTGCACCGTGCCAAAATGAACAGTGCTGCCAGCCAAGGTAAGTACAGCTTGGACATGGAAAAAGAAGCGGTGGCTGTATAG
- the cobA gene encoding uroporphyrinogen-III C-methyltransferase — MSEKQYKIDPDMPVGKVYLVGAGPGDPGLFTLKGKALLEMADVVVHDALVSSEILAAINPQAETIHAGKRRGRHSLLQEETTRLLIAKAREHAVVVRLKGGDPFVFGRGGEEMQDLLEAGIPVEVVPGVTAGVAAPAYAGIPVTHRAYSSSVTFVTGHEAAGKYKPRVNWRALAAASETIVIYMGVRNLPHIVSELKAGGLSGTTPVAAIRWGTTPANEELFSTLDAVVGQMSETGFEAPAIVVVGAVANLHEILSPIAQTFR; from the coding sequence ATGAGCGAGAAGCAATACAAAATCGATCCAGATATGCCAGTAGGGAAAGTCTATTTAGTCGGGGCGGGTCCCGGCGATCCGGGTTTGTTTACCCTCAAAGGCAAAGCTTTGCTAGAAATGGCCGATGTGGTGGTCCACGACGCCTTGGTGAGTTCGGAAATTTTGGCGGCCATCAACCCCCAAGCCGAAACGATCCATGCTGGCAAGCGTCGCGGCAGGCATTCTTTGCTGCAAGAAGAAACCACCCGCCTTTTAATTGCCAAAGCCAGAGAACATGCTGTGGTGGTACGCCTGAAAGGGGGCGATCCCTTTGTCTTCGGCCGCGGTGGCGAAGAAATGCAAGATTTGCTGGAAGCGGGCATTCCTGTCGAAGTAGTACCCGGTGTCACCGCTGGGGTGGCTGCCCCTGCCTATGCTGGTATTCCAGTCACCCATCGCGCCTATAGTTCTTCCGTTACCTTTGTCACCGGTCACGAAGCCGCTGGCAAATACAAACCCCGAGTCAACTGGCGGGCACTGGCGGCAGCATCGGAAACGATTGTTATTTACATGGGCGTGCGCAACTTACCCCACATTGTATCGGAATTAAAAGCGGGCGGGTTAAGCGGTACGACCCCCGTCGCTGCCATTCGCTGGGGAACCACACCGGCGAATGAAGAGCTGTTTAGTACCCTCGATGCCGTGGTCGGCCAAATGTCGGAGACGGGATTTGAGGCACCGGCGATTGTGGTGGTGGGGGCAGTGGCTAATTTGCACGAAATTTTATCCCCAATTGCCCAAACCTTTCGCTAG
- a CDS encoding sirohydrochlorin chelatase, with product MSVAYLLVFHGSRDPRPQQAVTHLVHRLAARISSPYSAAHRQAATLTVDTAGADGMRCLTAHSAAAPQVACAPLECGPQPLHGEIYRLGKKLLQQEENAQHTIRILPLFLLEGVHVREDIPEEVEQARQMLPATVSLQLLTYIGAYSPLTVPLAQAMSEQKADAWMLVSHGTRRCHGNQPVERTATRLAEMTQQEVFCAYWSVSPYIAERIDTAIASGYRRIGVLPYFLFPGGLTDAIGEQIQQLQASRQVACFLTPPLGVRDEFVRLLDEVLAAGTINNSEY from the coding sequence TTGTCTGTAGCCTATTTGCTCGTTTTCCACGGTAGTCGCGACCCCAGACCGCAACAGGCCGTCACCCATTTGGTACATCGGTTAGCGGCGCGGATATCCTCGCCCTATTCTGCTGCCCACCGCCAGGCTGCGACTTTAACGGTCGATACGGCTGGTGCTGATGGCATGCGTTGCTTAACGGCCCACTCGGCCGCAGCGCCCCAAGTGGCTTGCGCGCCGTTGGAGTGTGGTCCGCAGCCTTTGCATGGGGAAATTTATCGGCTGGGGAAAAAATTGTTGCAGCAAGAAGAAAATGCCCAGCATACAATTCGCATTTTACCTTTGTTCCTGCTGGAAGGGGTCCACGTGCGCGAAGACATCCCTGAGGAAGTGGAACAAGCCAGACAGATGCTACCGGCAACGGTGAGCTTGCAACTGCTGACCTATATTGGTGCCTATTCGCCGCTGACGGTTCCCCTTGCCCAAGCCATGTCCGAACAAAAGGCGGATGCTTGGATGTTGGTTTCCCACGGAACCCGACGCTGCCATGGCAACCAGCCGGTGGAACGTACGGCAACCCGGTTGGCGGAAATGACCCAGCAAGAAGTTTTTTGTGCCTATTGGTCCGTTTCCCCCTATATTGCGGAACGCATCGATACCGCGATCGCATCTGGGTACCGGCGTATTGGTGTTTTGCCCTATTTTCTGTTTCCCGGCGGTTTGACCGATGCCATTGGCGAACAAATCCAGCAACTGCAAGCCAGCCGCCAAGTAGCGTGTTTTCTGACCCCGCCGTTGGGCGTACGAGACGAGTTCGTGCGTTTGTTGGACGAAGTGCTGGCAGCTGGTACAATAAACAATTCTGAGTATTAA